One Streptomyces sp. NBC_00440 DNA window includes the following coding sequences:
- a CDS encoding type II toxin-antitoxin system RelE family toxin, which yields MSYEVIWEPEALAQAERFAKDDPHGVRQVFAAVDRLGEEPRPEGAFGSTDVLRIHVGIYRVMYEINDQQVRVSVIHLGRLR from the coding sequence GTGAGCTACGAAGTCATCTGGGAGCCCGAGGCACTCGCTCAGGCCGAGCGCTTCGCCAAAGACGATCCCCACGGAGTCCGTCAGGTGTTCGCCGCCGTCGACCGCCTCGGCGAAGAGCCCAGACCTGAGGGCGCGTTCGGCAGCACCGACGTGCTGCGCATCCACGTCGGCATCTACCGCGTGATGTACGAGATCAACGACCAGCAGGTCCGCGTCAGCGTTATCCATCTCGGCCGTCTGCGCTGA
- a CDS encoding HNH endonuclease family protein, with amino-acid sequence MIKNLMRGLAAAALLSLPLAAAAPAPAASLPLPHAAPAAVTMSLTDGIAELPVAAEHREGYERTKFKHWVDADHNGCNTRAEVLIAESRTKPVIEAGCKIASGTWYSYYDGVTVTAPGGLDIDHMVPLAEAWDSGASNWTAARRQAYANDLDAPRSLVAVSAKANRSKSDQDVTDWLPPLADARCQYASDWTSTKLRWGLSIDSAERTALEHIASGCGHTNVEYETALP; translated from the coding sequence GTGATCAAGAACCTGATGCGCGGCCTCGCGGCCGCCGCCCTTCTTTCCCTGCCCCTCGCTGCCGCCGCGCCCGCACCGGCCGCCAGCCTCCCCCTCCCCCATGCTGCGCCCGCTGCGGTGACCATGTCGCTCACCGACGGGATCGCCGAACTGCCCGTAGCGGCCGAGCACCGTGAGGGGTACGAGCGGACGAAGTTCAAGCACTGGGTCGACGCCGACCACAACGGCTGCAACACGAGGGCCGAAGTCCTGATCGCCGAATCGCGCACGAAGCCGGTCATCGAAGCGGGCTGCAAGATCGCCTCGGGCACCTGGTACTCGTACTACGACGGCGTGACCGTCACTGCCCCCGGCGGCCTCGACATCGACCACATGGTCCCCCTCGCCGAAGCCTGGGACTCCGGCGCCTCAAACTGGACGGCCGCCCGACGCCAGGCGTACGCCAATGACCTCGACGCCCCCCGCAGCCTGGTGGCCGTCAGCGCGAAGGCCAACCGGTCCAAGAGCGACCAGGACGTCACCGACTGGCTGCCGCCACTGGCCGATGCCCGCTGCCAGTACGCCTCCGACTGGACCTCCACGAAACTCCGCTGGGGCCTGAGCATCGACAGCGCCGAGCGCACCGCACTGGAGCACATCGCGTCCGGCTGTGGACACACGAACGTCGAGTACGAGACCGCCCTCCCCTAG
- a CDS encoding helix-turn-helix domain-containing protein: MSELFDAVDALVASVLPPPEERKRLRVAHGLTLEQVAGALKVRRATVSVWESSKNKTEPRGPDREAYARLLNQLAELYPAPVDR; encoded by the coding sequence ATGTCCGAGTTGTTCGACGCTGTCGACGCACTGGTCGCGTCTGTGCTCCCGCCGCCGGAGGAGCGCAAACGGTTGCGGGTCGCACACGGCCTGACACTGGAGCAGGTGGCGGGTGCCCTGAAGGTGCGCCGTGCGACCGTCAGCGTCTGGGAGTCCAGCAAAAACAAGACCGAGCCGCGCGGTCCGGACCGTGAGGCGTACGCGCGGCTGCTCAACCAGCTCGCGGAGCTCTACCCCGCGCCGGTCGACCGCTGA
- a CDS encoding type II toxin-antitoxin system Phd/YefM family antitoxin, which produces MTETTYSIVEARARLGAIAREVSATREPAAITDHGHTIAILVSPADALELQEMRALAAYRARQARGESVGVPHDEAYRRVFGDEA; this is translated from the coding sequence ATGACGGAGACGACGTACTCGATCGTGGAAGCCCGCGCGCGGCTGGGCGCCATCGCCCGCGAGGTCAGCGCCACCCGCGAACCGGCTGCCATCACCGACCACGGCCACACCATCGCCATACTGGTCAGTCCCGCCGACGCCCTAGAACTGCAGGAGATGCGCGCGCTCGCCGCCTACCGCGCCCGCCAGGCCCGCGGCGAGAGCGTCGGCGTTCCGCATGACGAGGCCTACCGCCGCGTGTTCGGCGATGAGGCGTGA